In Populus trichocarpa isolate Nisqually-1 chromosome 7, P.trichocarpa_v4.1, whole genome shotgun sequence, the following proteins share a genomic window:
- the LOC7485066 gene encoding uncharacterized protein LOC7485066 has translation MQSQSHTRYPSTSISGMGSLEEERLVQMVRDFIESESSAAPTFTASSNCLSINQVKYLTLQEILGIVTEAEAEVLETLLKHMRSKSDAEKTTSKKLWLMKRLKMDGFNASLCQTSWVTSLGCPAGDYEYIDITLEDENGGTMRLIVDLDFRSQFELARPTPFYKELTDTLPLFFVGSEDKLHKIISLLCSAAKQSLKERGLHLPPWRTSTYMQSKWLSRTCKVASATNIGYSNRENREAKNGYSSMWSPPMVKPKRRGWGGGSGGSGLSSQPL, from the exons ATGCAGTCGCAGTCCCACACAAGATATCCTAGTACATCAATTTCAG GGATGGGTAGCTTAGAAGAGGAAAGGCTGGTACAAATGGTGCGTGACTTCATAGAATCAGAATCATCAGCAGCACCCACATTTACTGCTTCCTCAAACTGCCTTTCTATCAACCAAGTCAAGTATCTCACTTTACAG GAGATACTTGGGATAGTAACAGAAGCTGAGGCTGAGGTTTTGGAGACTCTACTGAAGCATATGAGAAGCAAAAGTGATGCTGAGAAAACAACTAGTAAGAAGTTGTGGCTCATGAAGAGGCTGAAAATGGATGGTTTCAATGCTTCCCTTTGTCAGACTTCATGGGTCACTTCCTTAGGATGCCCTGCCG GGGATTACGAGTACATTGACATCACATTGGAAGATGAGAATGGTGGCACAATGAGGCTCATAGTGGACCTAGACTTCAGGTCCCAATTCGAACTGGCAAGACCAACACCATTCTACAAAGAACTAACAGACACACTCCCATTATTTTTTGTGGGTAGTGAAGACAAACTCCACAAAATAATCTCTCTGCTTTGCTCAGCAGCGAAACAGTCCCTTAAAGAGAGAGGGCTCCATTTGCCTCCATGGAGGACTAGCACTTACATGCAGTCCAAATGGCTATCCAGGACTTGCAAAGTCGCAAGCGCCACTAACATTGGTTACAGCAACAGAGAAAATAGGGAAGCTAAAAATGGGTACAGCAGCATGTGGTCACCTCCAATGGTTAAGCCCAAGAGAAGGGGTTGGGGTGGTGGGTCTGGCGGGTCTGGCTTGTCTAGTCAGCCTCTCTAG
- the LOC7485065 gene encoding probable Histone-lysine N-methyltransferase ATXR5: MHPASTTTAAARRQIGSRHRTSAPRRPSPPPYPSPKRMKLLTEVMEKAAYAVVEREDYGDISCEQCRSGERAEELLLCDKCDKGYHMKCLRPIVVRVPIGSWICNKCSGDGQGRVRRLSQKKIIDFFRIQRCEKDGIKEKCRSLQDSRKRRRRSLVYQKKRRRLLPFIPSEDPAQRLKQMGTLASALTALHMEFSDDLTYLPGMAPQLANQAKFEQGGMQVLSKEDIETLEQCRAMCKRGECPPLLVVFDSCEGYTVEADDQIKDLTILAEYSGDVDYIKNREHDDCDSMMTLLLARDPSKSLVICPDKRGNIARFINGINNHTPDGKKKQNCKCVRYDVNGECRVILVATRDVAKGERLYYDYNGHEHEYPTQHFV, translated from the exons ATGCATCCAGCCTCCACCACCACGGCGGCGGCTAGGCGACAAATCGGCTCGCGCCATCGCACCTCGGCACCTCGGAGGCCGTCTCCTCCGCCGTATCCGTCGCCGAAGAGGATGAAGCTGTTGACGGAGGTAATGGAAAAGGCGGCGTATGCGGTTGTGGAGAGGGAGGACTATGGCGATATCAGCTGCGAACAATGCCGCTCCGGGGAACGAGCGGAGGAGCTGTTGTTGTGTGATAAATGTGATAAAGGATATCACATGAAGTGCTTGAGACCGATTGTTGTTAGGGTCCCGATTGGCTCGTGGATTTGTAACAAGTGCTCTGGAGACGGCCAAGGACGTGTAAGAA GGTTATCGCAGAAgaagataattgatttttttaggattcAGAGGTGTGAGAAGGATGGCATTAAAGAGAAATGCAGGTCTCTCCAAG ATTCTAGAAAACGACGGAGACGTTCATTGGtgtatcaaaagaaaagaaggagacTGTTGCCATTTATTCCATCAGAAGATCCCGCCCAAAGGCTCAAACAAATGGGCACCCTTGCTTCTGCTTTAACAGCATTACACATGGAATTTAGTGATGATTTGACCTACTTGCCTGGCATGGCTCCTCAATTAGCCAATCAGGCCAAGTTTGAGCAGGGTGGCATGCAG GTCCTTTCCAAGGAGGACATTGAGACATTGGAACAGTGCAGAGCTATGTGCAAAAGAGGCGAATGCCCTCCTCTTTTAGTAGTTTTTGATTCATGTGAAGG CTATACAGTTGAGGCGGATGACCAGATAAAGGATTTGACCATTTTAGCAGAATACTCAGGTGACGTGGATTACATTAAAAACCGAGAACATGATGATTGTGATAGTATGATGACCCTTCTTTTGGCCAGAGACCCATCTAAAAGCCTTGTCATCTGTCCCGATAAACGTGGAAATATTGCACGCTTTATCAATGGCATTAACAATCATACTCC GGATGGCAAGAAGAAGCAGAATTGTAAATGTGTGAGATACGATGTTAACGGGGAATGCCGGGTCATTTTGGTTGCTACTCGTGATGTTGCTAAAGGGGAGAGGCTATACTATGATTATAATGGACATGAGCATGAATACCCTACTCAacattttgtttga
- the LOC7486086 gene encoding ankyrin repeat-containing protein ITN1, translated as MKSRPPDSHESSSKEYEMKDTAYIQYLPLYKAVDIGDLEATMKFLKEHPDGLTASISADGDTALHAAVLAGHIEIVVELVNQLGEGDLEIKNRNNATALNYAAIGGITRIAEDLVAKNEGLLKVPNQKGLIPVVVASLYGHKDMVRYLYSVSPKEELSPATNNKNGVMLLTTCIIDELYDIALDLLQHYPQLAFYQDSDKDTALDMLAQKPSAFPSGTQFSLWQKWIYKCIRVPQPLASSNNHGDIERPDRGPTDRRNIVKRASDKLLVMVWKGLRIFVPAIKHMYNLKLMHGQAHAVLCCLCEQISTLHKSEFKVIGVYRAVFSAVKHGIVEFIIEMIRHYPDIIWSEDELNRGIFLYATLQRQEKIFSLIYKMGAKKNSMATSWDKYQNNILHQAAFIAPSSQLDRVSGAPLQMQRELQWYKEVESIVQPKYREMLNSSHKTAQTLFTEQHRKLVEEGEKWMKATAESCTVVAALIATIMFSAIFTVPGGYDQYSGIPIYLNRNSFMVFIVSDAMSLFASSSSLLMFFGILTSRYREEDFLKSLPTKLIVGLSCLFFSIATMMITFGITLVMMLRERFHWVSFPIILLASLPVTLFALLQFPLLVEIFFSTYGPGIFDKPKKWWLF; from the exons ATGAAATCACGGCCTCCAGACTCACATGAGAGCTCAAGCAAGGAATACG AGATGAAAGATACGGCATACATTCAGTATCTGCCACTGTATAAGGCTGTTGACATTGGTGACCTAGAGGCCACAATGAAGTTCCTGAAAGAACATCCTGATGGACTGACTGCTAGCATTTCAGCAGATGGGGACACTGCCCTCCATGCTGCGGTTCTGGCAGGGCACATAGAGATTGTGGTGGAGTTGGTCAACCAGTTGGGGGAAGGTGACTTGGAaatcaaaaacagaaataatGCCACCGCGCTTAATTATGCTGCCATCGGAGGGATCACAAGGATTGCCGAGGATTTGGTGGCAAAGAATGAAGGTTTACTTAAAGTTCCAAACCAGAAAGGCCTGATCCCAGTTGTTGTAGCTTCTCTTTATGGTCATAAAGACATGGTTCGTTATCTTTACAGTGTGAGTCCGAAAGAAGAGCTCAGTCCAGCTACAAACAATAAGAATGGGGTTATGCTTCTCACAACATGTATCATTGACGAACTCTATG ATATTGCCTTGGATCTGCTTCAACATTACCCACAATTGGCTTTTTATCAAGATAGTGACAAAGACACAGCTCTTGATATGCTGGCTCAAAAACCCTCTGCTTTCCCCAGTGGAACTCAATTTTCTTTGTGGCAAAAATGGATATACAAGT GTATCCGGGTACCTCAGCCACTTGCCTCTAGCAACAACCATGGAGACATTGAAAGGCCAGATAGGGGACCAACTGATCGAAGGAACATTGTTAAACGAG catctGACAAATTGTTGGTAATGGTTTGGAAGGGCTTGAGAATTTTTG TTCCAGCTATCAAGCATATGTATAACCTGAAGTTGATGCATGGCCAAGCACATGCAGTTCTCTGTTGCCTATGTGAACAAATATCAACTTTGCATAAATCAGAATTCAAAGTAATTGGTGTGTACAGAGCTGTATTCAGTGCTGTTAAGCATGGAATTGTTGAGTTCATCATTGAAATGATTAGACATTATCCTGACATCATATGGTCCGAGGATGAACTTAACCGGGGCATATTCTTATACGCAACCCTACAACGCCAAGAAAAGATATTCAGCCTTATATACAAAATGGGAGCAAAGAAGAACTCTATGGCAACTTCTTGGGACAagtatcaaaacaatattttacatCAAGCTGCATTCATAGCACCTTCCTCTCAGCTTGATCGTGTTTCAGGCGCACCATTACAAATGCAAAGAGAGCTACAATGGTACAAG GAGGTGGAGAGCATTGTCCAACCAAAGTACAGAGAGATGTTAAATTCGTCCCATAAAACAGCTCAAACTTTATTCACTGAACAGCACAGGAAATTAGTAGAAGAAGGGGAGAAATGGATGAAGGCCACGGCTGAATCTTGCACAGTTGTGGCTGCTCTTATTGCTACCATAATGTTTTCAGCTATCTTTACTGTTCCAGGTGGATATGACCAGTATTCAGGCATTCCTATATACTTGAATCGGAATTCTTTCATGGTTTTCATAGTGTCCGACGCAATGTCATTGTTCGCgtcttcatcatcattattgATGTTCTTCGGAATCCTGACATCGCGGTATAGAGAAGAAGATTTCCTCAAGTCCTTGCCTACAAAGTTGATAGTAGGCCTTTCGTGTCTTTTCTTCTCGATAGCAACCATGATGATAACCTTTGGCATTACACTTGTTATGATGCTTCGTGAACGTTTTCACTGGGTTTCCTTTCCGATTATTTTGCTGGCTAGTCTTCCTGTCACGCTTTTTGCTCTGCTACAATTCCCTCTCCTTGTTGAGATCTTCTTTTCCACATATGGACCTGGAATTTTCGACAAGCCGAAGAAGTGGTGGTTGTTTTGA
- the LOC7485064 gene encoding protein MKS1, protein MDPYRYPTTGKPPPPPPKKQLQIQGPRPSALKLNQDSHKIKKPPPPPPKQPVVIYAVSPKTIHTEESNFMAVVQRLTGLSSGDFFHDGSVSPAARLAATEKASPRELTRPSNTQDSSDDDLMEMLKEVGAGQIPGILSPAPAMLPPVPTGFFSPASTDANSQSFLNDNFNMSPFFMASPSGLFPGPSIVSPLHSPDIFSSLFMDF, encoded by the coding sequence ATGGACCCTTACCGCTATCCCACCACCGgcaaaccaccaccaccaccacctaaAAAACAACTCCAAATCCAAGGCCCTAGACCTTCAGCACTAAAACTAAACCAAGACTCTCACAAAATCAAGAAACCACCTCCCCCTCCTCCAAAGCAACCTGTCGTCATCTATGCAGTCTCTCCAAAGACCATCCACACGGAGGAATCCAACTTCATGGCCGTCGTCCAACGGTTAACAGGTCTCTCCTCCGGTGACTTCTTCCACGATGGGTCTGTTTCTCCAGCTGCAAGACTTGCTGCCACTGAGAAAGCAAGTCCAAGAGAATTAACAAGACCAAGTAACACTCAAGATAGTAGTGATGACGATCTCATGGAGATGCTTAAAGAAGTGGGTGCTGGTCAGATTCCAGGGATCTTGTCACCGGCACCGGCGATGTTACCGCCAGTACCAACTGGGTTTTTCTCTCCAGCGTCAACGGATGCAAATTCGCAGTCTTTCttgaatgataattttaatatgagtCCATTCTTCATGGCCAGTCCTTCAGGTTTATTTCCAGGTCCTAGTATAGTTTCTCCTTTACATTCTCCTGATATTTTTAGCAGCCTGTTCATGGATTTCtag
- the LOC112328172 gene encoding uncharacterized protein LOC112328172, producing MGRKSNTGVILHDYALKAVVNNLEILIFASRELPVEYWRFRRKYCFWGVFKPTNTLVNGSNAKSAMFSNLTKDVSTQLRNGIRETDNLEPSPSPSNRSGSCVTDSGDPLPHAY from the exons ATGGGTAGAAAATCGAATACTGGCGTAATCCTTCATGACTATGCTCTCAAGGCAGTGGTAAACAATTTGGAAATATTGATCTTCGCTTCTCGTGAATTGCCAGTAGAATATTGGC GTTTTCGCAGAAAGTACTGCTTTTGGGGTGTGTTTAAACCTACCAACACACTCGTCAATGGTAGCAATGCTAAGTCTGCAATGTTTTCCAACCTTACAAAAGATGTTTCGACGCAGCTAAGGAATGGCATTCGCGAGACCGATAACCTGGAGCCATCGCCTAGTCCCTCAAACAGAAGTGGTAGCTGTGTAACTGATTCAGGAGACCCCCTTCCGCATGCATACTAG